The Amycolatopsis mongoliensis genome includes a window with the following:
- a CDS encoding GtrA family protein: MRFVTATQVRFGIVGIGNTLVDALGYALLATLGVPTFVANLVSTTAGMLLSFTLNRNFTFRAKDGDVRRQAVLFFAVTAFGLWVVQFLVITLVSHLFPGVNLLVPKGAAIVVGLFWNYLLYHYVVFRHRPVSPVPGAAPADSA; encoded by the coding sequence ATGAGGTTCGTCACGGCCACGCAGGTGCGCTTCGGGATCGTCGGGATCGGCAACACGCTCGTCGACGCGCTGGGCTACGCACTGCTGGCGACGCTGGGCGTGCCGACGTTCGTGGCGAACCTCGTCTCGACGACGGCGGGCATGCTGCTGTCGTTCACGCTGAACCGGAACTTCACGTTCCGCGCCAAGGACGGTGACGTCCGGCGTCAGGCGGTGCTGTTCTTCGCGGTCACGGCGTTCGGGCTCTGGGTGGTCCAGTTCCTCGTCATCACGCTGGTGAGCCACCTGTTCCCGGGCGTCAACCTGCTGGTGCCGAAGGGTGCCGCGATCGTCGTCGGGCTGTTCTGGAACTACCTGCTCTACCACTACGTCGTGTTCCGGCACCGGCCCGTGTCGCCGGTGCCCGGTGCGGCGCCCGCCGACTCGGCATGA
- a CDS encoding glycosyltransferase family 2 protein, with product MPTEPTTRHRVAFIFPIYNEEANIDLLHRTVDEVTAPLAGRYDFSFIYVDDGSRDASLDRLTELGARDPRVTVVELSRNFGHQMAVTAGLDLVDADATIIMDSDLQDPPRVALELLEKWEEGYEVVYAQRRSRRDSPFKRITASAFYWFLQKMAAVEIPKNTGDFRLVDRKVVDELRKYRERDRFLRGLVSYVGFKQTAVLFDRDQRHAGVTGYPLTKMLRFAADGILGFSTTPLRMITRMGYLISLLSFLGVLYVVGVKLFAPETAVPGWAFITIAMFFLGGIQIIMLGVLGSYIGRTYSQVQNRPLYTVASVRTGVPESARDSRSAAR from the coding sequence GTGCCGACCGAGCCGACCACGCGCCACCGGGTCGCGTTCATCTTCCCCATCTACAACGAGGAAGCGAACATCGACCTGCTGCACCGCACGGTCGACGAGGTCACCGCGCCCCTGGCCGGACGGTACGACTTCAGCTTCATCTACGTCGACGACGGCAGCCGGGACGCGTCCCTGGACCGGCTCACCGAGCTGGGCGCGCGCGACCCCCGCGTCACGGTCGTCGAGCTGTCCCGCAACTTCGGCCACCAGATGGCCGTCACCGCCGGGCTCGACCTGGTGGACGCCGACGCGACGATCATCATGGACAGCGACCTGCAGGACCCGCCGCGGGTCGCCCTCGAGCTGCTCGAGAAGTGGGAAGAGGGCTACGAGGTCGTCTACGCGCAGCGCCGCTCGCGCCGGGACTCGCCGTTCAAGCGGATCACCGCGAGCGCGTTCTACTGGTTCCTCCAGAAGATGGCCGCGGTCGAAATCCCGAAGAACACCGGCGATTTCCGGCTGGTCGACCGCAAGGTCGTCGACGAGCTGCGCAAGTACCGCGAACGCGACCGGTTCCTGCGCGGCCTCGTCAGCTACGTCGGGTTCAAGCAGACGGCGGTGCTGTTCGACCGCGACCAGCGGCACGCCGGCGTCACCGGCTACCCGCTGACGAAGATGCTGCGCTTCGCCGCCGACGGCATCCTCGGGTTCTCGACGACGCCGCTGCGGATGATCACGCGGATGGGGTACCTGATCTCGCTGCTGAGCTTCCTCGGCGTGCTCTACGTCGTCGGCGTGAAGCTGTTCGCGCCGGAGACCGCGGTGCCCGGCTGGGCGTTCATCACCATCGCGATGTTCTTCCTCGGCGGTATCCAGATCATCATGCTCGGCGTGCTCGGCAGCTACATCGGCCGCACGTACTCGCAGGTCCAGAACCGGCCGCTGTACACCGTGGCGTCGGTGCGCACCGGCGTTCCCGAGTCCGCCCGGGACAGCCGGAGCGCCGCCCGATGA
- a CDS encoding TIGR03619 family F420-dependent LLM class oxidoreductase: MTGHFLEVVLPNERPDLDPARPAELAKLAEDLGYHAAWLPDHLIPPGAFGDVFGGVYEPLVTLAHIAARTSRIRLGTSVLIVPLREPFALAKQVATLDALSGHRFDLGVGTGWNEPEFAEVGADFGGRGKRTDATLDLLAELFRTGRGPGGGYFEPRPAGPVPITVGGNSDVALRRAARIGSGWMSAGLSPAEVGERAEKLTGMTNGRETRVTARMEWNGGDLGAAIARFRAYILAGADAVAVHFGPAEDYGQRMTVFAEGVADL, translated from the coding sequence ATGACCGGACATTTCCTCGAAGTCGTCCTGCCGAACGAGCGGCCGGACCTCGACCCCGCGCGTCCAGCCGAACTCGCGAAGCTGGCCGAGGACCTCGGCTACCACGCCGCCTGGCTGCCCGACCACCTCATCCCGCCCGGCGCCTTCGGCGACGTCTTCGGCGGGGTCTACGAGCCGCTCGTGACGCTCGCCCACATCGCCGCGCGGACCAGCCGGATCCGGCTCGGGACGTCCGTGCTGATCGTGCCGCTGCGGGAGCCGTTCGCGCTGGCCAAGCAGGTCGCGACGCTCGATGCGCTCTCCGGGCACCGGTTCGACCTCGGTGTCGGCACCGGCTGGAACGAGCCCGAGTTCGCCGAGGTCGGCGCGGACTTCGGCGGCCGCGGCAAGCGGACCGACGCCACCCTCGACCTGCTCGCCGAGCTCTTCCGCACCGGCCGCGGCCCCGGCGGCGGGTACTTCGAGCCGCGGCCGGCCGGGCCGGTGCCGATCACCGTCGGCGGCAACTCGGACGTCGCGCTGCGCCGGGCCGCGCGGATCGGTTCGGGCTGGATGAGCGCCGGCCTCTCCCCCGCCGAAGTCGGCGAGCGCGCCGAAAAGCTCACCGGCATGACAAACGGCCGCGAAACACGGGTCACCGCCAGAATGGAATGGAACGGCGGCGATCTCGGGGCCGCCATCGCGCGATTCCGGGCGTATATCCTGGCCGGGGCGGACGCGGTGGCCGTCCACTTCGGCCCGGCCGAGGACTACGGACAGCGGATGACCGTGTTCGCCGAGGGCGTCGCCGATCTTTAG
- a CDS encoding MerR family transcriptional regulator produces MRIGELAGRTGVSTRLLRYYEEQGLLTASRDGNGYRVYDEDAVVRVRQIRRLLGAGLTTEVIASALQCARGEEAHLDLCPELAGLLHRELAAMDDRIGALQRRRSALAGYLSAEG; encoded by the coding sequence ATGCGGATCGGCGAGCTCGCGGGACGCACGGGCGTCAGCACGCGGCTGCTGCGCTACTACGAAGAGCAGGGCCTGCTGACGGCCTCGCGCGACGGCAACGGCTACCGCGTCTACGACGAGGACGCCGTTGTGCGCGTGCGGCAGATCCGGCGGCTGCTCGGGGCCGGGCTGACCACCGAGGTGATCGCGTCGGCGCTGCAGTGCGCCCGCGGCGAGGAAGCCCACCTCGACCTGTGCCCGGAGCTGGCCGGTCTGCTGCACCGCGAGCTGGCCGCGATGGACGACCGGATCGGGGCGCTGCAGCGGCGCCGGAGCGCGCTGGCCGGGTACTTGTCCGCCGAGGGCTGA
- the prmC gene encoding peptide chain release factor N(5)-glutamine methyltransferase yields MNRQPLRLAIIEATRILERAGVASPRFDAEVIAAHVLGVERGRLPMVPLVDPPVIEAIGQLVQQRAKRIPLQYLTGWAALGEITVAVGAGVFVPRPETELLLEWGVKFLQGREFPVVVDLCTGSGALALAVAHARPDAVVYAVDVDPQALAWARHNADVHADAGNTPIRLYSGDIGDPTMFAELDGLVDLVLCNPPYVPEGTPVPPEVAEHDPPRAVFAEESGLAVIRHAIAAGARLLRPGGGLAIEHDDTHGSAVPALVRARRVLTGVEDHADLTGRARFVTARRLG; encoded by the coding sequence GTGAATCGGCAGCCGCTGCGCCTGGCCATCATCGAGGCCACCCGGATTCTCGAACGCGCCGGCGTCGCCTCGCCGCGGTTCGACGCCGAGGTGATCGCGGCGCACGTGCTCGGGGTCGAACGCGGGCGGCTGCCGATGGTGCCGCTGGTCGATCCGCCGGTCATCGAGGCCATCGGCCAGCTCGTCCAGCAGCGCGCGAAGCGGATCCCGCTGCAGTACCTCACCGGCTGGGCGGCGCTCGGCGAGATCACCGTCGCGGTCGGCGCGGGCGTGTTCGTGCCGCGGCCGGAGACCGAGCTGCTGCTCGAGTGGGGCGTCAAGTTCCTGCAGGGGCGCGAGTTCCCGGTCGTGGTGGACCTGTGCACCGGTTCCGGGGCGCTGGCACTGGCGGTCGCGCACGCCCGCCCGGACGCGGTCGTCTACGCGGTCGACGTCGATCCGCAGGCGCTGGCCTGGGCCCGCCACAACGCGGACGTCCACGCGGACGCGGGCAACACCCCGATCCGTCTGTACTCGGGCGACATCGGCGACCCGACGATGTTCGCCGAGCTCGACGGCCTGGTCGACCTGGTGCTGTGCAACCCGCCGTACGTCCCGGAGGGCACGCCGGTGCCCCCGGAGGTCGCGGAGCACGACCCGCCGCGCGCGGTGTTCGCGGAGGAGAGCGGGCTGGCGGTGATCCGCCACGCGATCGCGGCGGGGGCCCGGCTGCTGCGTCCGGGAGGCGGGCTCGCGATCGAGCACGACGACACGCACGGCTCGGCGGTGCCGGCGCTGGTGCGGGCGCGGAGGGTGTTGACGGGTGTCGAGGACCACGCGGACCTGACCGGGCGGGCGCGGTTCGTCACCGCTCGCCGGCTGGGCTGA
- a CDS encoding M6 family metalloprotease domain-containing protein, whose product MRSRTPKALALLAAVTVLTGLGAGTAAAEPLTRGWPAPIDAAHWENQDHMTWSDYKKVPGTNWADPSLKPTQRTFKGAVVLADYPDQDFVVTKPANSTIFGNPGPGAANIPRAGVAQYYQDFLNKPEALNNGHTINEYWMEDSGGRFGVQLTAFGPYRMPGRSYEYGMEFQPGACPPSANCDRDIRTDAGNAWRADVGDTANQFDFVFYLSAGQDESSTWQEFGEMKFGTKENVPDAFGPPGHDLPNYAATRYVPWTSWASAASIWPNAENGSSVQAESSGQSTYAHEFSHILGIGDNYNNPFGIPPWRDYSGAWEMLSRGTFNGPGGPHTRWQIPATQGSSMGAQHMLRNKMKLGIVDPADVLQLDRNALASSGPVSARITAREAEAQPGAFTGLNIKLTGGDKSPKCDKATDPFCDGGGYDNYTVEVVDRMGADSFSPDSGVLIAKTKNKDAAPFEWVIDANPADIGITDYTKADGTPVKITIGDYRQLNDALFKAGTEAASPYEYTDQANRLKFLITDLARDRRGVLSYTVTVASLDGSGSQARGAAVTPALPAFARGGLATCDFGLINTGAARGAQAPYDTDTYRLSVSTDARGWEVRLPNELATAKFGGHVKVPAYAKRGAGGDLAARVKLTATSVSDPSKTATASCTAFGF is encoded by the coding sequence ATGCGTTCCAGAACCCCGAAGGCGCTCGCCCTGCTCGCCGCGGTCACCGTCCTCACCGGGCTCGGCGCCGGCACCGCCGCCGCCGAGCCGCTGACCCGTGGCTGGCCGGCCCCGATCGACGCCGCGCACTGGGAGAACCAGGACCACATGACCTGGTCCGACTACAAGAAGGTCCCCGGTACGAACTGGGCCGACCCCAGCCTCAAGCCCACCCAGCGCACCTTCAAGGGCGCGGTCGTCCTCGCCGACTACCCCGACCAGGACTTCGTCGTCACGAAGCCGGCGAACTCGACGATCTTCGGCAACCCCGGCCCCGGCGCCGCGAACATCCCGCGGGCCGGCGTCGCGCAGTACTACCAGGACTTCCTCAACAAGCCCGAGGCGCTCAACAACGGGCACACCATCAACGAGTACTGGATGGAGGACTCCGGCGGCCGCTTCGGCGTGCAGCTGACCGCGTTCGGGCCGTACCGGATGCCCGGGAGGTCCTACGAGTACGGCATGGAGTTCCAGCCGGGCGCCTGCCCGCCGAGCGCGAACTGCGACCGCGACATCCGGACCGACGCCGGCAACGCCTGGCGCGCCGACGTCGGCGACACCGCGAACCAGTTCGACTTCGTCTTCTACCTGTCGGCCGGCCAGGACGAGAGCTCGACCTGGCAGGAGTTCGGCGAGATGAAGTTCGGCACGAAGGAGAACGTGCCGGACGCGTTCGGCCCGCCGGGCCACGACCTGCCCAACTACGCGGCGACGCGGTACGTGCCGTGGACGTCGTGGGCGTCGGCCGCCAGCATCTGGCCGAACGCCGAAAACGGCAGCTCGGTGCAGGCCGAGAGCTCGGGCCAGTCGACCTACGCCCACGAGTTCAGCCACATCCTGGGCATCGGCGACAACTACAACAACCCGTTCGGGATCCCGCCGTGGCGGGACTACTCCGGCGCCTGGGAGATGCTCTCGCGCGGCACGTTCAACGGCCCGGGCGGCCCGCACACCCGCTGGCAGATCCCGGCGACGCAGGGCAGCTCGATGGGTGCCCAGCACATGCTCCGCAACAAGATGAAGCTCGGCATCGTCGACCCGGCCGACGTCCTGCAGCTCGACCGCAACGCACTGGCTTCCTCGGGTCCGGTGTCGGCCCGCATCACCGCGCGCGAGGCGGAGGCGCAGCCGGGGGCGTTCACCGGCCTGAACATCAAGCTGACCGGCGGCGACAAGAGCCCGAAGTGCGACAAGGCGACGGACCCGTTCTGCGACGGCGGCGGCTACGACAACTACACCGTCGAGGTGGTCGACCGGATGGGCGCGGACTCCTTCTCGCCGGACTCGGGCGTGCTGATCGCGAAGACGAAGAACAAGGACGCCGCCCCCTTCGAGTGGGTGATCGACGCGAACCCCGCGGACATCGGCATCACCGACTACACGAAGGCGGACGGGACGCCGGTGAAGATCACCATCGGCGACTACCGGCAGCTCAACGACGCCCTGTTCAAGGCGGGTACCGAAGCGGCGAGCCCGTACGAGTACACCGACCAGGCGAACCGGCTGAAGTTCCTGATCACCGACCTGGCCCGGGATCGCCGCGGTGTGCTGTCGTACACGGTGACGGTGGCGTCCCTGGACGGCTCGGGCAGCCAGGCGCGCGGCGCGGCGGTGACCCCGGCCCTGCCGGCGTTCGCCCGCGGCGGCCTCGCGACCTGCGACTTCGGTCTGATCAACACGGGCGCGGCCCGCGGCGCACAGGCGCCGTACGACACGGACACGTACCGGCTGAGCGTGTCGACGGACGCCCGCGGCTGGGAGGTCCGGCTGCCGAACGAGCTGGCGACGGCGAAGTTCGGCGGGCACGTGAAGGTGCCGGCGTACGCGAAGCGCGGAGCGGGCGGCGACCTCGCGGCACGGGTGAAGCTGACGGCGACGTCGGTGAGCGACCCGTCGAAGACCGCGACGGCGAGCTGCACGGCCTTCGGCTTCTGA
- a CDS encoding L-threonylcarbamoyladenylate synthase produces MSVVYDCSKRESRADGLTAAAGAVRSSRLVVLPTDTVYGIGADAFDAGAVQALLRAKNRGPDMPVGVLVGSWSTVDGLVLGVPPQARALIEAFWPGDLSIVLPHAPSLQWNLGDARGTVMLRMPLHPVALELLRDVGPMAVSSANVSGRPPASTAQEAQEQLGDSVAVYLDGGSSGEPVASSIVDLTGTEPVVLREGAVSKDAIAEVLGVPAESLA; encoded by the coding sequence ATGAGCGTGGTCTACGACTGCAGCAAGCGGGAGTCCCGGGCCGACGGACTGACGGCGGCCGCGGGCGCGGTGCGGTCGAGCAGGCTGGTCGTCCTGCCGACCGACACGGTCTACGGCATCGGTGCCGACGCGTTCGACGCGGGCGCCGTCCAGGCGCTGTTGCGCGCGAAGAACCGCGGGCCGGACATGCCGGTCGGCGTGCTCGTCGGCTCGTGGTCCACTGTGGACGGTCTGGTGCTCGGCGTGCCCCCGCAGGCGCGTGCGCTCATCGAAGCGTTCTGGCCGGGCGACCTGTCCATCGTGCTCCCGCACGCGCCGAGTCTGCAGTGGAACCTCGGTGACGCGCGCGGCACCGTGATGCTCCGGATGCCGCTGCACCCGGTGGCCCTGGAGCTGCTGCGCGACGTCGGCCCGATGGCCGTGTCGAGCGCGAACGTCTCGGGCCGGCCGCCGGCCAGCACCGCGCAGGAGGCGCAGGAGCAGCTCGGCGACTCGGTCGCGGTGTACCTCGACGGCGGCTCGAGCGGCGAGCCCGTCGCGTCGAGCATCGTGGACCTCACCGGCACCGAACCGGTGGTGCTGCGCGAAGGCGCCGTGAGCAAGGACGCCATCGCGGAGGTGCTCGGTGTACCCGCGGAATCGTTGGCGTGA
- a CDS encoding glycosyltransferase family 4 protein has protein sequence MPPTSGLLPIREYILVALTATAVTYLLTGVVRRIAIRVGAIANPRARDVHVAPIPRMGGIGIFLGVAGAMGLAHQLPALSHGFDASFDSVGVLLAAGVISLIGALDDRFELDAWTKLAGQVMCAGILVIFGVQWVSFWVPWGGQGDSFGSVLVLDKNQGALLTVVMVVVMVNAMNFVDGLDGLAGGLGFIAAAATCAFSLGLLDSSGGDVGTYPPALIAATLAGACLGFLPYNFQPAKIFMGDSGSMMIGLMLAGATTSASGRVPYPQFSGKDAIALLSPLVVVAAVLFVPLLDLIMAVVRRTRRGESPFAADKMHLHHRLLEIGHSQRRAVLLIYLWAGILAFGAVSVTLFDDAAALWIIGVGLVFAVVVSIVPRLRSRNQPGT, from the coding sequence GTGCCGCCCACATCCGGTCTTCTCCCCATCCGGGAATACATCCTCGTCGCGTTGACCGCGACGGCCGTGACGTACCTGCTCACCGGCGTCGTCCGGCGGATCGCGATCCGCGTCGGCGCGATCGCCAACCCGCGGGCGCGCGACGTCCACGTCGCCCCGATCCCGCGGATGGGCGGGATCGGCATCTTCCTCGGCGTCGCGGGCGCAATGGGGCTGGCCCACCAGCTGCCCGCGCTGTCGCACGGCTTCGACGCCTCGTTCGACTCGGTCGGCGTGCTGCTCGCGGCCGGGGTCATCTCGCTGATCGGCGCGCTCGACGACCGGTTCGAGCTGGACGCCTGGACGAAGCTGGCCGGCCAGGTCATGTGCGCCGGGATCCTGGTCATCTTCGGCGTGCAGTGGGTGTCGTTCTGGGTGCCGTGGGGCGGCCAGGGCGACTCGTTCGGCTCGGTGCTGGTGCTCGACAAGAACCAGGGCGCGCTGCTCACCGTCGTGATGGTCGTGGTGATGGTCAACGCGATGAACTTCGTCGACGGCCTGGACGGGCTGGCCGGCGGCCTCGGGTTCATCGCGGCGGCGGCGACGTGCGCGTTCTCGCTGGGCCTGCTCGACAGCTCCGGCGGCGACGTCGGCACCTACCCGCCGGCGCTGATCGCGGCGACGCTCGCCGGCGCGTGCCTGGGGTTCCTGCCGTACAACTTCCAGCCCGCGAAGATCTTCATGGGCGACTCCGGGTCGATGATGATCGGCCTGATGCTCGCGGGCGCGACGACGTCGGCGTCCGGGCGCGTGCCGTACCCGCAGTTCAGCGGCAAGGACGCGATCGCGCTGCTCTCGCCGCTGGTGGTCGTGGCGGCGGTGCTGTTCGTGCCGCTGCTGGACCTGATCATGGCGGTCGTCCGCCGCACGCGCCGCGGCGAGAGCCCGTTCGCGGCGGACAAGATGCACCTGCACCACCGGCTGCTGGAGATCGGCCATTCCCAGCGCCGGGCGGTGCTGCTGATCTACTTGTGGGCCGGGATCCTGGCGTTCGGCGCGGTCTCGGTGACCCTGTTCGACGACGCGGCGGCGCTGTGGATCATCGGGGTGGGACTGGTGTTCGCGGTGGTGGTCTCGATCGTCCCGCGCCTGCGTTCGCGCAACCAGCCCGGAACCTGA
- the atpB gene encoding F0F1 ATP synthase subunit A, which translates to MGALVLTEGGTFTPPGVADFNLPPIFGSGYWGSFTKPMLLVVISLIIIITYFMVASRKLKVVPGKSQFLAESVYNFGRNNIAREQIGSKDFKPFIPLILGLFTFVLVNNLFGIIPFFQFPTMARIGFPLALSVLVVYPVYHYVGFKRYGFKGYLKKELAPAGVPGFVMPLFSTIEFAQKFFIAPATLAIRVFAAMFAGHLIIMVFTLGGSFLLTETDGFGLKLVSPVAFIFAILMTFLEAFIQVLQAYIFALLSAGYIGAALASEH; encoded by the coding sequence GTGGGCGCGCTGGTACTGACCGAGGGTGGCACTTTCACGCCCCCCGGTGTGGCGGACTTCAACCTGCCGCCTATTTTCGGCTCCGGGTACTGGGGCAGCTTCACCAAGCCGATGCTGCTCGTGGTGATCTCGCTGATCATCATCATCACCTACTTCATGGTGGCGTCCCGGAAGCTGAAGGTCGTCCCCGGCAAGTCGCAGTTCCTCGCCGAGTCGGTCTACAACTTCGGCCGCAACAACATCGCGCGGGAACAGATCGGCTCGAAGGACTTCAAGCCGTTCATCCCGCTGATCCTCGGCCTGTTCACCTTCGTACTGGTGAACAACCTGTTCGGGATCATCCCGTTCTTCCAGTTCCCGACCATGGCGCGGATCGGGTTCCCGCTCGCGCTTTCGGTGCTGGTCGTCTACCCGGTCTACCACTACGTCGGTTTCAAGCGATACGGCTTCAAGGGTTACTTGAAGAAGGAGCTCGCGCCGGCCGGAGTCCCGGGCTTCGTGATGCCGCTGTTCTCGACGATCGAGTTCGCGCAGAAGTTCTTCATCGCGCCGGCCACGCTCGCCATCCGAGTGTTCGCCGCGATGTTCGCCGGTCACCTCATCATCATGGTGTTCACCCTCGGCGGCAGCTTCCTGCTGACCGAGACCGACGGATTCGGGCTGAAGCTCGTTTCGCCGGTGGCGTTCATCTTCGCGATCCTGATGACTTTCCTCGAGGCCTTCATCCAGGTGCTGCAGGCCTACATCTTCGCCCTGCTGTCGGCCGGGTACATCGGCGCCGCGCTGGCGTCGGAGCACTGA
- a CDS encoding ATP synthase subunit c family protein, with the protein MSNIVLAQAAEQAVNINPGLAAIGYGLGAIGPGIGVGLIFAAVINGTARQPEAQGKLQGIGFSTFVLTEVLALIGIVIYFIASAA; encoded by the coding sequence GTGAGCAACATCGTTCTGGCCCAGGCCGCGGAGCAGGCCGTCAACATCAACCCCGGTCTCGCCGCCATCGGTTACGGCCTGGGCGCGATCGGCCCGGGCATCGGTGTGGGTCTGATCTTCGCCGCGGTCATCAACGGCACCGCGCGTCAGCCGGAGGCGCAGGGCAAGCTGCAGGGCATCGGCTTCTCGACCTTCGTTCTGACCGAGGTGCTGGCCCTGATCGGTATCGTCATCTACTTCATCGCCTCCGCTGCCTGA
- a CDS encoding F0F1 ATP synthase subunit B, with translation MLKTELVLAAEAAPNPIIPHIPEVILGIVAFVILLFVLKKYVVPRFEAAYEERAQMIEGGIEKAEKAQAEAEEALAKYRAQLQEARSEAAKIRDDARLEAEQIKAELRAEAEAESQRIVAQGQAQLQAQKAQIIAELRADMGRNAVELASRIVGESLEDEARRRGTVDRFLAELETAGTSNGAGK, from the coding sequence GTGCTGAAGACTGAATTGGTGTTGGCCGCCGAAGCGGCGCCCAACCCGATCATCCCGCACATCCCCGAGGTCATCCTCGGGATCGTCGCCTTCGTGATCCTGCTGTTCGTTCTGAAGAAGTACGTCGTTCCGCGCTTCGAAGCGGCGTACGAAGAGCGCGCCCAGATGATCGAAGGCGGCATCGAGAAGGCGGAAAAGGCCCAGGCCGAGGCCGAAGAGGCGCTCGCCAAGTACCGGGCGCAGCTGCAGGAAGCCCGCAGCGAAGCCGCGAAGATCCGCGACGACGCCCGGCTCGAAGCCGAGCAGATCAAGGCGGAACTGCGGGCCGAGGCGGAGGCCGAGTCCCAGCGCATCGTCGCCCAGGGCCAGGCCCAGCTGCAGGCCCAGAAGGCGCAGATCATCGCCGAACTGCGGGCCGACATGGGCCGCAACGCCGTCGAGCTGGCGAGCCGCATCGTCGGCGAGTCGCTCGAGGACGAGGCGCGCCGCCGCGGCACCGTCGACCGGTTCCTGGCGGAGCTGGAGACCGCCGGTACCTCCAACGGAGCGGGGAAGTAG
- a CDS encoding F0F1 ATP synthase subunit delta has product MTLHAASREALGLAEERLGEVLADAGADAATVGDELLSVVDLLDREIGLRRAVSDASATPEARTALVRRLFEGKLSEPALKVLDVVAGSRWSSPRELTDGLEELGRSALLTAAEQTGNVDAVESQLFQVARIVAHHPELETALSDLTGPADAKRTLVRGLFADKVDVVTETLVEQVVRRAKGRGVGIGLDKLVQLAAERRERSVAYVTSASALTDEQTAQLGAKLDDIYGRPIALHVEVDPRLGGGLVVRVGDEVIDGSAAGQLATLRRRLARA; this is encoded by the coding sequence ATGACGCTGCATGCTGCGAGCCGTGAAGCGCTCGGCCTCGCCGAGGAACGCCTCGGCGAGGTTCTGGCCGACGCGGGAGCCGACGCCGCCACGGTCGGCGACGAGCTGCTCTCGGTCGTCGACCTGCTGGACCGGGAGATCGGCCTGCGCCGGGCGGTGAGCGACGCCTCGGCGACGCCGGAGGCGCGCACCGCGCTGGTGCGCCGGCTGTTCGAGGGCAAGCTCTCCGAACCGGCCCTGAAGGTGCTCGACGTCGTGGCGGGCAGCCGCTGGTCCAGCCCCCGTGAGCTGACCGACGGGCTCGAAGAGCTCGGCCGCTCGGCGCTGCTCACCGCCGCCGAGCAGACCGGGAACGTCGACGCCGTCGAGTCCCAGCTGTTCCAGGTCGCGCGGATCGTGGCCCACCACCCGGAGCTCGAGACCGCGCTCTCGGACCTCACCGGTCCCGCCGATGCCAAGCGGACGCTGGTGCGCGGGCTGTTCGCCGACAAGGTGGACGTGGTCACCGAGACCCTCGTCGAGCAGGTCGTCCGCCGGGCCAAGGGCCGCGGCGTCGGCATCGGGCTCGACAAGCTGGTCCAGCTGGCCGCGGAACGCCGTGAGCGCTCGGTCGCGTACGTGACCAGCGCGAGCGCCCTGACCGACGAGCAGACCGCCCAGCTGGGCGCGAAGCTCGACGACATCTACGGGCGGCCGATCGCGCTGCACGTCGAGGTCGACCCCCGGCTCGGCGGCGGGCTCGTGGTCCGCGTCGGCGACGAGGTCATCGACGGGAGCGCGGCGGGTCAGCTGGCGACGCTGCGCAGGCGGCTGGCCCGGGCATAG